The DNA window CCTACGAGTGGGGTCTGACCTCGCTGTTCTACCACCACGGCCACAAGAAAAAGATGAAGGACGTCGACTCGACGTGGGTCGGGCGCTACCGGGAAATCTACGGGCGGACCAAATTCGCCTACGGCCACACCGGGCACCTCCACTCCGACGAGTTGATATCGACCAACCTGATGAAGGTGGAGCGTCACGAGACGCTGGCGGCGCCGAGCGCCTTCGAGGCCAACGGCGGCTACAACTCCGGCCGTTCGGCCAAGGTCATCACGTACTCGAAGCGCTTCGGCGAGGTCGGGCGCGTCACACTGACCCCGGAGATGGTTGCCGCATGACGCTGCCGCTGCACCCAGAGTCGATCGCGGCGCTCTATGAATACCTGCGATCGATGCCGCCGTTCCGGACGCTCAAGGGGATGCCGCACGCCGACGAGGTCGAGTTCTGGGTTGTGAAGGACCGCGAACGCTTCGGCTGGTATCGCCGCATTGGAGGGCGACCGCGCATCTCGATCTCGTCTCCGTCGATTGGCCAGACCGTGACGCTCATCGAGACCCTTGGTCATGAAATGATCCATCTCGTGCTCGAGTGCTCCGGCCTTGAAACCGGAGGTAACGAGAACACTCACAACGCGCCATTTCGAAAACTGGCCGCGCGCTTCTGCAAGGTGCACGGCCTCGACTTGAAGGCGTTCTATTAGTGTCATCGGCTCCTGCCAGTGAAGCCGGCGCGGTCGCGGTGGGTGTGCTTAATGCCGACCCTATTGAGCGATGTCCGTTGTTGGGGCCAAAGCGGAAGACATCTGCTCGCAGCGAGTATTTCGCCTTTTGACCCCGAACGGACATTCCTTGATCTAGATCAATCACCAAGCGCGGTGTTCGGTTCGGATCGAGGGCAATCGACGCATGTAATCGAGCGCTTCTACAATCAGCGGCGGCGGACGCTCTCCGGCCCCGCAATCAGGAGGATCGACATGGGAAAATGGGCCTTTGTAGCGTTAGTAGTAGCAGTGTTGCTCGGCTCGAGCGGCATCGCCAGCGCGCAGGACAAGCCTTTGATTTGCGACCAGCAATTTGCACTCTGCACGAGCGCCTCGTGCGTCCCGTCGCCCGGCAATCCGAAGGTGGCGCTCTGTACCTGCGATGTGTGGGACACCAAGGGTGGGACGATTGGGGTTGCCTCGTGCGACGCCATCAAGCCGAGCACCGACGCCAATGGCTGGCGCACCGTTTATTCCTATTTCGCGCTCACGCAATCCTATCAGGGCAAACGCGTGATGAAATGCGCCGCCGGAACGCCGTGGGCGGAGTGCCTCAACGCGAAGTGCACTGTCGACCCTGCCAATCCGTCAAAAGCAATCTGTGCCTGCGAAACTATGTTCCAAACCGGCGAATGGGTCACGTGGGCGGGCAACTGCAACACGCAGAGTTGCAGTAAGGGTTTTTTGAACGGCACCACTCTCGCTGCAGTGTCTCCGGGGATCGATATCTTGACGAAGGACCTCAACCTGAAGAAGTCCCCGGTCAATTATTGCAGTCCGGGTGACGCTCGGTAAAAGGTATCGCGTCGTAAAACGGGCTCCGAACAGGGGGGACGCCTTCACCCGTTCCCTGAACCGAACGTGCCCGCGAACCCAATCTCCGTTCGCGTGATCGAATGAGTGCGGTCACTTCCGAAATTGGGACTTAGCGGACATCCTGGCGCGTGGCCCGGATGTCGGCTTTTGAGAGCGAAGCGGACATCGCCATGTCTGCATGGACATACCAAGTTTATGAGTACACGCCCCTAGATAGCTCCCCGATCCGGGGGCGAAAAGTTTGGCCGCCCCTTAACCGGGGGCGGCCTTTTTTGCGTTTCTGGTCACGAGAAAGAATCCTTCACGCGGTACAGCGCCGGGTGAAGCGGGTTCTTCACCTTGACCCAGCTCCGTTGGGGGCCGGGACGATAGGGGCTGTCCAGGCGCTTCGACACCATGCCCTCCAGCCCCATCTCGCAGGCCTTCGGGAACATGCGCGGGTCAATCGGGCCCGGCTCGAACGGGGCGGCAAAGATGCCGTCAGGACGTCGGTCGAGCAGGCGGGCCAGCTTGGTCTTGCGCATCGACAGCGGCAGCTTCCTCACATCATCTTCATCCGTGGCCAGCATGTCGAAGGCGTAGAGCTGCGCCTGGTCATCATACTTCCGCGAATGCAAGGAATCGAAATCCGAAACGCCATCGACGCCGAGCACAACGGCCTCGCCGTCGAGGACGAAGCGCTTCGCAGGATTCTTCAGCGCCGCCTCTACAATCCATGGATAGCGCTTGGTCCAGTCGTGGCCGTTCTTGGTGAACAGCCGAACGCGATCACCGTCGCGCTGAACAATCAGGCGATAGCCATCGTACTTGATCTCGTGAAGCCAATCCGCGCCGGAGGGAACCTCTTTCCCGCGGGTCGGGAGGCAGGGCTCAAAAAGGGCTTTGGGCATGGCCTTTAGATAGGATTTTAGC is part of the Bradyrhizobium erythrophlei genome and encodes:
- a CDS encoding RNA ligase family protein; this translates as MPKALFEPCLPTRGKEVPSGADWLHEIKYDGYRLIVQRDGDRVRLFTKNGHDWTKRYPWIVEAALKNPAKRFVLDGEAVVLGVDGVSDFDSLHSRKYDDQAQLYAFDMLATDEDDVRKLPLSMRKTKLARLLDRRPDGIFAAPFEPGPIDPRMFPKACEMGLEGMVSKRLDSPYRPGPQRSWVKVKNPLHPALYRVKDSFS
- a CDS encoding SprT-like domain-containing protein, which gives rise to MTLPLHPESIAALYEYLRSMPPFRTLKGMPHADEVEFWVVKDRERFGWYRRIGGRPRISISSPSIGQTVTLIETLGHEMIHLVLECSGLETGGNENTHNAPFRKLAARFCKVHGLDLKAFY